In one Thermodesulfobium acidiphilum genomic region, the following are encoded:
- the ispG gene encoding flavodoxin-dependent (E)-4-hydroxy-3-methylbut-2-enyl-diphosphate synthase encodes MIRKKVAVRDLIFGSGKVFVQTMTKTDTRNVSATIKQIRQIQKAGADLVRLAVPDNDAAEAIYKIVKKVSIPLVADIHFDYRLALKAIDAGISKIRINPGNIGSKNNLLEVVRAASNNNIPIRIGVNEGSIPKDLLGKFQDDPVDALVRTVEREVSLLEDSGFSNIVISAKTFSVNLLLKTYSLLFEKFPYPLHVGVTESGPLFQGTIRSSVAIGILLSKGIGDTIRVSLSSSPIDEIRVGREILKSLELEIGPVIISCPTCGRTEVNLSKLTKIVEKRLLNVKKPLKIAIMGCAVNGPSEAKSADLGIACAKQFAFLFKYGKIIKKIDSDNLERVFLAELESLIFQEDL; translated from the coding sequence GTGATTAGAAAAAAGGTTGCCGTTAGGGATTTAATTTTTGGATCTGGTAAAGTTTTTGTTCAAACAATGACAAAAACTGATACAAGAAATGTTAGTGCTACTATTAAGCAAATCAGACAAATCCAAAAAGCTGGTGCTGATCTAGTAAGGCTGGCAGTTCCAGATAACGATGCGGCAGAAGCTATTTATAAAATTGTCAAAAAAGTATCAATACCTCTTGTAGCAGACATTCATTTTGATTATAGATTAGCTTTAAAGGCTATTGATGCAGGGATTTCTAAGATAAGAATAAATCCTGGCAATATTGGTTCAAAAAATAATTTGCTAGAAGTTGTGAGAGCTGCATCGAACAACAATATTCCTATTAGAATAGGCGTCAATGAAGGATCTATACCTAAAGATCTCCTTGGAAAGTTTCAAGATGATCCTGTTGATGCTCTTGTTAGAACTGTAGAAAGAGAAGTAAGTTTGCTGGAAGATAGTGGATTTAGCAATATTGTGATAAGTGCAAAGACTTTTTCTGTCAATTTGCTTCTAAAGACATATAGTTTGCTTTTTGAAAAATTTCCCTATCCTTTACATGTAGGGGTTACTGAATCAGGTCCCTTGTTTCAAGGAACAATAAGATCAAGCGTTGCTATAGGTATTCTTTTAAGCAAAGGCATAGGGGATACCATAAGAGTATCTCTCAGTTCTAGTCCAATTGATGAGATAAGGGTTGGAAGAGAGATTCTTAAATCTCTTGAACTTGAAATTGGCCCAGTAATAATATCTTGTCCAACTTGTGGTAGAACAGAAGTAAATTTAAGCAAATTAACTAAAATTGTTGAAAAGAGACTTTTGAATGTAAAAAAACCATTAAAAATTGCTATTATGGGTTGTGCAGTAAATGGTCCTTCTGAGGCTAAATCTGCTGATTTGGGTATCGCATGCGCTAAACAATTTGCCTTTTTGTTTAAATATGGAAAAATAATAAAAAAAATTGATAGTGATAATTTGGAAAGAGTTTTTTTGGCTGAATTAGAATCTCTTATTTTTCAGGAGGATTTATGA
- the uppS gene encoding polyprenyl diphosphate synthase, giving the protein MSKINHIAIIMDGNARWSKTRFLPVFNGHLEGFKKLQEMVNFFIEKNIPYLSVYAFSTENWKRPKEEIEGIFKIFYDGIERYIKEWSKKGVKLKFFTLKENLSNDIVRLIETSEKIEVNPVKVNLGVAFNYGSRKEILYTANKIKSLNIDFNEENFSNMLLTYPFPEPDILIRTGGEKRISNFFLWQIAYTELFFVDKLWPDFTKEDLDNIIVEFHNRQRRFGGRNS; this is encoded by the coding sequence ATGTCTAAAATAAATCATATTGCCATCATAATGGATGGCAATGCAAGATGGTCAAAAACTAGATTTCTTCCAGTTTTCAACGGTCATCTTGAAGGATTTAAAAAACTACAGGAAATGGTAAACTTTTTTATTGAAAAAAATATTCCATATCTGAGTGTTTATGCCTTTTCAACTGAAAACTGGAAGAGACCTAAAGAAGAAATAGAAGGCATATTTAAAATTTTTTATGATGGAATTGAGAGATATATAAAGGAATGGTCAAAAAAGGGTGTTAAGTTAAAGTTTTTTACTCTTAAAGAAAATTTATCAAACGATATTGTGAGATTGATCGAAACTTCTGAAAAAATTGAAGTAAATCCAGTAAAGGTTAATCTTGGAGTTGCATTTAATTATGGCTCAAGAAAAGAAATTTTATATACGGCTAATAAAATAAAATCTTTAAATATTGATTTTAATGAAGAAAATTTTTCGAATATGCTTTTGACTTATCCCTTTCCTGAACCGGATATATTGATAAGGACTGGAGGGGAAAAAAGAATAAGTAATTTTTTCTTATGGCAAATTGCATATACAGAGCTTTTTTTTGTTGATAAATTATGGCCTGATTTTACAAAAGAGGATCTTGACAATATCATTGTAGAATTTCATAATAGGCAAAGAAGATTTGGGGGGCGTAATTCTTGA
- a CDS encoding branched-chain amino acid ABC transporter substrate-binding protein, giving the protein MKYKKFLFSFLALLGVGLLLAGCAGTQQKAASSTIKVAVVGPMTGAQAKYGEDWKNSALLAIDEINAKGGIKGKKLEAVIFDDAADPKQAVSVAQKIVSDPSIIAVIGHVNSGCSIPASKIYAQANVPMLTVSTNPELTQQGLKNIFRVAPTDNVQGSFAADFLFKKGYKNIAILQDKSAYGQGVATEFKNSFEKLGGKVLAFEGVTEDQKDFSAILTKFKTLKPDAIYFGGYYPEGALITKQMRDLGMKMPLVGPDGLYDPQFLKIAGAAANGDIITNIGLNIETNPNAKDFLAAYKAKYGEPGAYGIFAYEAVKILAAALEKDPTAKGEALIKLLDETNYTGVLGKTTFAPNGDTTNKVITVYQVENGKFVEI; this is encoded by the coding sequence TTGAAGTACAAGAAATTTTTGTTTTCGTTTCTAGCTTTATTGGGAGTGGGTTTGCTGTTGGCCGGTTGTGCTGGAACTCAGCAAAAGGCTGCAAGTTCTACGATTAAAGTTGCAGTAGTAGGTCCAATGACGGGTGCGCAAGCGAAATATGGAGAAGATTGGAAGAATTCTGCGCTTTTGGCTATTGATGAAATTAATGCAAAGGGAGGGATTAAGGGGAAGAAACTTGAAGCTGTAATATTTGACGATGCAGCGGATCCAAAACAAGCTGTATCGGTAGCTCAAAAGATTGTTAGCGATCCAAGCATTATAGCTGTTATAGGCCACGTTAATTCTGGTTGTTCCATACCTGCATCTAAAATTTATGCCCAAGCTAATGTTCCAATGCTCACTGTTTCTACAAATCCTGAACTAACCCAACAAGGTTTAAAGAATATTTTTAGAGTGGCTCCAACTGACAACGTTCAAGGTAGTTTTGCTGCTGATTTTTTGTTTAAAAAAGGATATAAGAATATAGCAATTTTACAAGATAAGTCTGCGTATGGTCAGGGAGTTGCTACAGAGTTTAAAAATAGCTTTGAGAAATTAGGTGGGAAAGTTCTTGCATTTGAAGGCGTAACAGAAGATCAAAAGGATTTTTCAGCTATACTTACGAAATTTAAAACTCTTAAACCAGACGCTATTTATTTTGGTGGTTACTACCCTGAGGGGGCTCTCATAACTAAACAAATGAGAGATTTGGGTATGAAGATGCCTTTAGTAGGTCCAGATGGTTTGTATGATCCACAATTCTTAAAGATTGCAGGAGCAGCAGCTAATGGAGATATAATAACAAATATAGGTCTTAATATCGAGACAAATCCAAATGCTAAAGATTTTTTGGCAGCTTATAAGGCAAAATATGGAGAGCCTGGTGCATATGGTATATTTGCATACGAAGCCGTAAAAATATTGGCAGCTGCACTTGAAAAGGACCCAACAGCAAAGGGTGAAGCGCTTATAAAGCTTTTGGATGAAACTAATTACACTGGTGTTCTTGGGAAAACAACATTTGCTCCAAATGGAGACACGACTAATAAGGTGATCACGGTATATCAAGTAGAAAACGGTAAGTTTGTAGAGATTTAG
- a CDS encoding proline dehydrogenase family protein: MLNNIFNFTISNTIDYVPEQIIDFFSKKYVAGTSLSDAVKTTVDLNSKGIMSTIDVLGESVYNEDQTIFFRNECIKVLETIKKESLNANLSLKPTQMGLAINKALCYENIRKIVKRAKELDNFVRIDMENSPYTSDTLKMYKLLREEFPGHVGTVLQAYLRRTVDDIDKLSDKDLNIRLCKGIYMESYKIAYKNPEIINENYIYCLEKLFENKAYVGIATHDEKLIFHAMKLIRKYNLQPNEYEFQMLLGIGEKLRDFILAKKHRLRIYVPYGKEWLSYVRRRLKENPNIIKTALGL; encoded by the coding sequence ATGCTGAATAATATTTTTAATTTTACTATTTCGAACACGATTGACTATGTTCCAGAACAAATAATTGATTTTTTTTCAAAGAAGTATGTTGCTGGTACGTCTCTTTCTGACGCAGTTAAGACTACGGTTGATTTGAACTCTAAGGGGATAATGTCTACTATTGATGTATTGGGTGAATCTGTGTATAACGAGGATCAAACCATATTCTTTAGAAATGAATGTATTAAAGTACTTGAAACTATTAAAAAAGAGTCTCTTAACGCAAATCTTTCGTTAAAACCCACCCAGATGGGTCTTGCTATAAATAAGGCTCTTTGTTATGAAAATATAAGAAAAATAGTAAAGAGAGCTAAAGAGTTGGACAATTTTGTAAGAATTGATATGGAAAATTCTCCATATACAAGTGATACGTTGAAGATGTATAAGCTTTTAAGAGAAGAATTTCCAGGTCATGTTGGGACTGTCTTACAGGCATATTTAAGAAGAACAGTTGACGATATTGATAAACTTTCAGATAAAGATCTGAATATAAGACTTTGTAAAGGCATCTACATGGAATCTTATAAAATTGCATATAAAAATCCTGAAATAATTAATGAAAATTACATTTATTGTTTAGAAAAACTTTTTGAGAATAAGGCATATGTGGGCATTGCGACTCATGATGAGAAATTAATTTTTCATGCAATGAAACTAATTAGAAAGTACAATTTGCAGCCAAATGAATATGAATTTCAGATGCTATTGGGAATAGGCGAAAAATTAAGAGATTTCATACTTGCTAAAAAACATAGGCTTAGAATATATGTACCATATGGTAAAGAATGGTTGTCTTATGTTAGAAGAAGATTAAAAGAAAATCCAAACATAATTAAAACAGCTCTTGGCTTATAG
- the dxr gene encoding 1-deoxy-D-xylulose-5-phosphate reductoisomerase, with translation MKKVILIGSTGSIGTQTLEVVRKYPDKLKVVGLAARKMSEKLKDQIQEFQPEYVALLYKENFDVKSEKTLYGFDGILEMIRETEADIVLLAWVGKDSIYIAKAALDSNKDLAFATKEILVYGGNLIVNYAKKVGRKILPVDSEHNAIFQLLEKEDISFVDSIYLTASGGPFYNKHFIKNPSVDEVLLHPTWKMGPKVTVDSANLMNKGFEVIEASFLFGFDSSKIKVLINRTSLVHSLVSFIDGSVRILYYKPDMRIPIQHALSYPERWAAQKEDFENHFVLEFEKPDYNEFPCLALAYEALKSGSIKTASLAACDEILVDAFLNKKISFLSIPKMLELILSKSDSGNITSFEEIDLIYNETVARSLELLEVYKF, from the coding sequence ATGAAAAAGGTAATTTTGATTGGATCTACAGGTTCAATAGGTACACAAACTTTAGAGGTTGTTAGAAAATATCCTGATAAACTAAAAGTTGTAGGTTTGGCTGCAAGAAAGATGTCAGAAAAATTAAAAGATCAAATCCAGGAATTTCAACCTGAATATGTTGCCCTTTTGTATAAAGAAAATTTTGATGTTAAGTCAGAGAAAACTTTATATGGTTTTGATGGAATCTTAGAAATGATAAGGGAAACAGAGGCTGACATAGTTTTGTTAGCCTGGGTAGGAAAGGATTCAATATATATTGCTAAAGCGGCACTAGACTCAAATAAAGACCTTGCATTTGCTACAAAGGAAATACTTGTTTATGGTGGAAATTTAATTGTAAATTATGCAAAAAAAGTTGGCAGAAAAATTTTACCTGTGGATAGTGAGCACAACGCTATCTTTCAGCTACTAGAAAAGGAAGATATTTCTTTTGTTGACTCTATATATCTAACAGCTTCAGGTGGGCCGTTTTATAACAAGCACTTTATTAAAAATCCCTCAGTTGATGAAGTTTTGTTGCATCCTACATGGAAAATGGGACCAAAAGTGACTGTTGATTCTGCTAATCTGATGAATAAAGGTTTTGAAGTAATAGAGGCTTCATTTCTTTTTGGTTTTGATTCTAGTAAGATTAAAGTTCTTATTAATAGAACCAGTTTAGTTCACTCTTTAGTTTCATTTATTGATGGTTCTGTTAGAATTTTGTATTATAAACCAGATATGCGTATACCTATACAACATGCTCTCTCTTATCCTGAAAGATGGGCCGCTCAAAAAGAAGATTTTGAAAATCATTTCGTTTTAGAATTTGAAAAGCCAGATTATAATGAATTTCCATGCTTGGCTCTCGCTTATGAAGCTTTAAAAAGTGGTTCAATTAAAACTGCATCGCTTGCTGCTTGTGATGAAATTTTGGTTGATGCATTTCTAAATAAAAAGATTTCATTTTTAAGTATCCCAAAGATGCTAGAATTGATCTTATCAAAATCTGATTCGGGCAATATTACATCTTTTGAAGAGATAGATTTAATTTATAATGAAACTGTTGCAAGAAGTTTAGAGTTGTTGGAGGTATATAAATTTTAA
- the rseP gene encoding RIP metalloprotease RseP produces the protein MSILIFILVIFVATLVHEAGHFVFARIFGVGVFEFSIGFGPRIFKSKYKETDLSIRILPLGGFVRIAGLDEGEVPPGKKRFDQIRSFQKILVILAGPVMNIIMAAVLFTLVYTQGVYVPDLKIQSVNNNFPAAKAGIQVGDRIVAVNDIPIKTPNELIKIVSESKGEKLNLTILRDDKYINISLNPEFDQKENRYLIGIMFDRTLKKYSILESIYMGFTQTISWSIALVVSIWMLITGKVPVGSLAGPIGIASMLGQAANEGLTALIFFVGFLSLNLGILNLLPIPALDGSRILFLLVEVLRGKPIDPKKENFIHVAGFVFLILLMIFISYFDILRIFKR, from the coding sequence ATGAGTATTTTAATTTTTATTTTGGTAATTTTCGTTGCGACATTAGTTCATGAAGCAGGACACTTTGTTTTTGCTAGGATTTTTGGAGTAGGGGTTTTTGAATTCTCAATTGGTTTTGGACCAAGAATTTTCAAAAGTAAATATAAAGAAACAGACCTTAGTATAAGGATTCTCCCGCTTGGTGGTTTTGTGAGGATTGCAGGTTTGGATGAGGGGGAAGTCCCTCCTGGAAAAAAGAGGTTCGATCAAATTAGATCATTTCAAAAAATTTTGGTAATTTTAGCTGGTCCAGTAATGAACATAATTATGGCTGCAGTACTTTTTACTCTCGTATATACACAGGGTGTTTATGTTCCTGATTTAAAGATTCAATCAGTTAATAACAATTTTCCAGCTGCAAAGGCTGGAATACAGGTTGGAGATAGGATTGTTGCTGTAAATGATATTCCCATTAAAACACCAAATGAATTAATTAAAATAGTGTCTGAATCAAAGGGGGAAAAACTTAATTTAACTATCCTGAGAGATGATAAATATATAAACATTAGTCTTAATCCAGAATTCGATCAGAAAGAAAATAGATATTTAATTGGCATAATGTTTGATCGCACCTTGAAGAAATATTCAATTCTTGAGTCTATATATATGGGATTTACTCAAACCATATCTTGGTCTATTGCGCTTGTTGTAAGCATTTGGATGTTAATAACAGGAAAGGTTCCGGTGGGAAGTCTGGCGGGGCCTATAGGGATAGCCAGTATGCTTGGCCAGGCTGCTAACGAAGGTCTAACTGCTCTTATTTTTTTTGTAGGTTTTTTATCTTTAAACTTAGGGATATTAAATCTACTTCCTATTCCTGCTCTTGACGGTTCAAGAATTCTATTTTTGCTTGTTGAAGTTCTTAGAGGAAAGCCTATAGATCCAAAAAAAGAAAATTTTATACATGTGGCGGGTTTTGTATTTTTAATTTTATTAATGATATTTATCAGTTATTTTGATATATTGAGGATTTTTAAAAGGTGA
- a CDS encoding dienelactone hydrolase family protein, whose translation MLFSDWVGVGDFAFEKAKNFVKEGFVVLVVDVYGNGKVARDQVEAFELSSIYKNDRLLMRKRAIASLEEFKKIEIVDKKNISAVGYCFGGTVALELARSGANIRNVVTFHAGLDTPLEATPGNFRPKVLALHGADDPHVPIDQVLKFQEELRKVGADWVFVSYGNSVHSFTNKRVGTDLSKGVAYNKLSDKRSWSAAIGFLKENIK comes from the coding sequence TTGTTATTTTCGGATTGGGTAGGTGTAGGGGATTTTGCTTTTGAAAAAGCGAAGAATTTTGTTAAGGAAGGATTTGTTGTACTGGTTGTTGATGTTTATGGTAATGGGAAAGTAGCAAGAGATCAAGTAGAGGCTTTTGAACTGTCTTCTATTTATAAAAATGATAGACTTTTAATGCGAAAGAGAGCTATAGCTTCATTAGAAGAATTTAAAAAAATTGAAATCGTTGATAAAAAAAACATATCAGCTGTGGGATACTGCTTTGGTGGTACAGTAGCATTAGAGTTGGCAAGAAGTGGTGCTAATATAAGGAACGTTGTAACTTTCCATGCAGGCCTGGATACCCCATTAGAAGCTACACCTGGTAATTTTAGACCTAAGGTGTTAGCTTTGCACGGTGCGGATGACCCACATGTGCCTATTGATCAGGTTTTAAAGTTTCAGGAAGAATTAAGAAAAGTTGGTGCTGATTGGGTTTTTGTTTCTTATGGAAATAGCGTTCATTCATTTACCAACAAAAGAGTAGGTACAGATCTATCTAAAGGAGTGGCTTATAATAAGCTATCAGATAAGAGATCGTGGTCTGCCGCTATTGGTTTCTTAAAGGAGAATATTAAATAA
- the rpoD gene encoding RNA polymerase sigma factor RpoD codes for MPKNSKKVKKNPQIPNVEDQSYKSFSNYFDDLEEPSDLDNIIKSIEAGNVDDEDQDLLKIVNDTEPVSAEDVLIMPEERVPMVEDPVRQYLKEIGKIPLLKHSEEKYLAERAFHGDEAAKKKLAEANLRLVVSIAKKYTKRGLLFLDLIQEGNMGLLRAVEKFDYRKGYKFSTYATWWIRQAVTRAIADQARTIRIPVHMVETINKYKKTVRNLSQQLSRKPTDEEIAEKMEVNVEKIHEIKRISQEPISIETPIGKDEDSHLGDFIADESISSPMEAVTYRLLKEDLEEVIKDLQPRERDVVRLRFGLVDGHARTLEEVGKEFGVTRERIRQIEAKALRKLRHPSRSRKLRDYLV; via the coding sequence ATGCCAAAGAATTCTAAAAAAGTTAAAAAAAATCCACAAATACCAAATGTAGAAGATCAATCTTATAAGAGTTTTTCTAATTATTTTGATGATTTAGAGGAACCGTCCGATTTAGATAATATAATAAAGTCCATAGAAGCTGGCAATGTGGATGATGAGGATCAAGATCTTTTAAAAATTGTTAACGATACTGAGCCGGTTTCAGCAGAAGATGTCCTAATTATGCCAGAAGAACGTGTTCCTATGGTCGAAGATCCAGTAAGACAATATCTTAAAGAAATCGGTAAAATACCTCTTTTAAAGCATTCAGAGGAAAAATATTTGGCTGAGAGGGCATTTCATGGTGATGAAGCAGCTAAGAAGAAACTTGCCGAAGCGAACCTGAGACTTGTAGTTTCAATTGCTAAAAAATATACAAAAAGAGGTTTATTGTTTCTTGATCTAATTCAGGAAGGTAATATGGGCTTATTAAGAGCTGTTGAAAAGTTTGACTATAGAAAGGGTTATAAATTTTCAACCTATGCAACATGGTGGATTAGGCAAGCTGTTACTAGAGCTATAGCAGATCAAGCAAGAACAATAAGAATACCAGTACACATGGTGGAGACTATTAATAAGTACAAAAAAACCGTAAGAAATTTAAGCCAGCAATTGAGTAGAAAACCTACCGACGAAGAAATAGCAGAAAAGATGGAAGTGAACGTTGAAAAAATTCATGAAATCAAAAGAATTTCTCAAGAACCCATATCTATCGAAACTCCTATTGGAAAGGATGAAGATAGTCATCTTGGAGATTTTATAGCAGACGAGTCGATTTCATCACCTATGGAAGCAGTAACATATCGTCTTTTGAAAGAAGATTTAGAAGAAGTAATAAAGGATTTACAACCAAGAGAAAGAGATGTGGTTAGGCTTAGATTTGGCCTAGTTGATGGCCATGCAAGAACACTCGAAGAAGTGGGTAAAGAATTTGGCGTTACCAGAGAAAGGATTCGCCAGATAGAAGCTAAAGCGCTTAGAAAATTAAGACACCCAAGCAGGAGTCGTAAGCTTAGGGATTATTTAGTATAA
- a CDS encoding phosphatidate cytidylyltransferase, with protein sequence MIFRVITACWGIPVLLFLVYAGNLWLLLLLSVLILCSTYEFSVMMKNNNHKMPYITFLVSFIVFFGNIFGFLSLSVFLSMLILFLWSIIFFNRYTLFDICLSFVCIFFISFSLSFFYLIRNLDNGFFWSVTLLTSLWLGDSMAYIVGKNFGKHKLLDVSPKKTWEGALANMVFGIIPFIVLSTFLQKSIFLLIFLGILVNIVSQISDLSESLIKRTFDCKDSGNFLPGHGGFFDRFDSLFFSSPILYFIILYLGKIK encoded by the coding sequence TTGATTTTTAGAGTAATAACAGCCTGTTGGGGAATACCTGTTTTGTTGTTTCTTGTTTATGCAGGTAATTTGTGGCTTTTGTTGCTTCTTTCTGTTTTGATTTTATGTTCTACGTATGAATTTAGCGTAATGATGAAGAATAACAATCATAAAATGCCATATATTACTTTTTTGGTCTCATTCATAGTATTTTTTGGAAATATTTTCGGTTTTCTATCCCTGTCAGTTTTTTTAAGCATGTTAATACTTTTCCTCTGGTCAATAATTTTTTTCAATAGATATACCTTATTTGATATTTGTCTTTCATTCGTCTGTATATTTTTTATATCCTTTTCACTTTCTTTCTTTTATCTTATCAGAAATCTTGATAACGGCTTTTTTTGGTCAGTGACTCTTTTAACGAGTTTATGGTTAGGTGATTCTATGGCTTATATAGTAGGTAAAAATTTTGGTAAACATAAGCTTTTAGATGTTTCACCGAAAAAAACCTGGGAAGGTGCTTTAGCAAATATGGTTTTTGGTATCATTCCTTTTATAGTTCTTTCGACTTTTTTGCAGAAATCCATTTTTTTGTTGATTTTTTTAGGTATTCTTGTTAACATAGTTTCTCAAATTTCAGATCTAAGCGAGTCTTTGATCAAGAGAACTTTTGATTGCAAAGACTCGGGGAATTTTTTGCCAGGGCATGGAGGTTTTTTTGATAGATTCGATAGTTTATTTTTCTCTTCGCCAATTTTATATTTTATAATTCTTTATCTTGGAAAAATTAAATGA
- the chrA gene encoding chromate efflux transporter yields the protein MKKVINSCPTPLHFLIKCLYLGSVSFGGVAMIPTLRTEFVKKYSCVSDNSFLRGITLTEFLPGSIISNLVGFIAYRTFGFWYGILSSLAIVFPSILMMVFFAFLYIHGNVTVINLVFRGLKPFVVAFFFIAFLQFYKKYVKSGRQLIFLIISFVTFLNDVEIIYVFLLSFLFGSFLLKIDIPQIKSYTTENLSLKEIIYVLLILTTMLLVVFFLFPNFFDFCISLSKISLLAFGGAQSALPLYHATFVVNNNLLTQNAYLDAVLISQITPGPVLCLSGYLGYVYGGFVGAMLAFLFTFVPPIILLILIDPFYDRLSKKTWFYRGMIGVITSLTALLLSLGVQFFPQTIIDPFTFSVMIISAISLYYKKPVIFTVLFISICSYFYYGFLIHF from the coding sequence ATGAAAAAAGTTATTAATTCTTGTCCGACACCTTTACATTTTCTTATAAAGTGTTTGTATTTGGGCTCTGTTTCATTTGGGGGAGTTGCAATGATACCTACTCTGAGAACCGAGTTTGTAAAAAAATATTCATGTGTAAGCGACAATTCATTCTTAAGAGGTATTACTCTTACAGAGTTCTTACCGGGTTCAATTATTAGTAATCTTGTAGGGTTTATAGCATATAGGACTTTTGGTTTTTGGTATGGAATTTTATCATCCTTAGCTATTGTTTTTCCCTCTATATTAATGATGGTTTTCTTTGCATTTTTGTACATACATGGTAATGTAACAGTAATAAATCTAGTTTTTAGAGGATTAAAACCCTTTGTGGTCGCATTCTTTTTTATTGCTTTTTTACAATTTTATAAAAAATACGTTAAATCTGGAAGACAGTTAATTTTCCTCATTATCTCATTTGTTACCTTTTTAAACGATGTTGAGATTATTTATGTATTTTTATTATCGTTTTTATTTGGATCTTTTTTGCTTAAAATAGATATACCCCAAATAAAGAGTTATACAACTGAGAATCTTTCTTTGAAAGAAATTATTTATGTACTTCTTATATTAACAACAATGCTTTTAGTTGTTTTTTTCTTATTTCCAAATTTTTTTGATTTTTGTATTAGTTTAAGTAAAATTAGTTTGCTCGCTTTTGGTGGCGCTCAATCTGCCCTACCTCTTTATCACGCGACCTTTGTTGTTAATAACAATCTTTTAACACAAAATGCTTATCTGGATGCTGTTCTTATAAGCCAAATTACTCCTGGGCCGGTTCTATGTCTTTCTGGATATCTTGGATATGTTTATGGAGGATTTGTGGGTGCAATGCTAGCATTTTTATTTACCTTTGTACCGCCTATAATTTTATTAATTCTGATTGATCCGTTTTATGATAGGTTGAGCAAAAAAACCTGGTTCTATAGAGGTATGATCGGAGTGATTACATCTTTAACTGCTCTCCTCCTGTCATTGGGAGTTCAATTCTTTCCACAAACCATAATTGACCCATTTACTTTTTCTGTTATGATTATAAGTGCAATATCTCTTTATTATAAAAAACCTGTTATATTTACAGTGTTATTCATTTCTATCTGTAGTTATTTTTATTACGGCTTTTTAATACATTTTTAA